A region of the Aethina tumida isolate Nest 87 chromosome 3, icAetTumi1.1, whole genome shotgun sequence genome:
ttagaatcttaatatatgtattttcatatttaattatatttaactttttatgatgaattttttttattatacgttaaatttgatttattttttttattttttaattttattataattttatgtatgtatgtttgtttgagtatttatttttaacttgactgtacattatattaaattaattttctattattcttttattttatcgccatagataaataacaattataattttcacatttttcttttttataatcaaaattattatatttataatttaattttaagaattaaaaaccaaacgttttatttttaatccattttgaacacaaatatttttactgagCATTTCTCACATcagttattgaaataaattttttctaaatttcgacatttttaatttattcaaattataatttaattatttagactttttcgtattatttttaaaaaaatttaacaacttttgatattttctatataaaaaacttaaatataattttgaatgtaatttccatataaatgtgtttcagaaagaaaatattaaattagggcATATAGATATTAATCATCATCTTCTATTAAttgagttaaattaaaaataaaaatgatgtatCTTGTctaactataatttaataattgttattggaattttatttgattatattatttttaaatttttaaacatttgttatttaaaaatatgtatacaatTTTACTATTGTGTACAGAGTGTTAAAaagttacttaaaatttattaactattgttgtttaaactttcaataaattaagttgaaacttaattaaaagtcCCGTTACAAAGAAACTTACATCTTTTCACTTAGTTTATGATACACGTTAAGAAAATTACACACAGATAATGCTTTTCATTTTCCTTTGTTAATGAAGTACGctcccatttttattttgttaattgtgtTATCCTTTCAagcattataatttataacttcaTCTGCTacgttttacaattaattacttgttttagttatttagGTTTAATACACTCCCTTTTATTCAATAACTTTATTAGTTGTCTCTTTGTTCTGCACCATTTAAATTCTATGgtgtatcattttttaatacgtATTAACTACTAAATGTACTCacttatttactattaaaattacatatataactTTTACTTGTCTTAATcagtcaaatatttatattcttataagTTGCAACTACTGCTACctataatttatgaacaattataaaacaatgtgGTTTGTGATTACCATATAatgacttatttattatttattatgtatgtaataaaTGCTCAAGATCTTATAGGatttccaatttaatattttatttaaaagttgattTGAAGTCTTTTTCTAGGTTTTTCTAGGTTTCAGTTTTTCATGTACCTATAAGTTATTATAGtgggttttattttatatttttacccaaattaaaatattgtttaaataaaactatttgaataaatttgtcagaaattttattgatttatattgtttgatacatattgtataaaagtaTGATTAAAATTGCAGAAATTGTCTGCCTGTTTGTTCCActaccaataaaattataacgtGAACAACCTATTTTATTGGTAATGACAAAATTTCGTTAAACAGTTATGCGTAtgcgtaatataaataaaaacttttagtttGATATGTGcacttacttttaaataaccaACTATTCTAATGtacatttactataaatattattgatctgGTTACGTTTGACTACAATGCCAGAAAAAGGaaactttattaacattatgaCGCGTGTTTCTCAAATGTCTGAACTTGCATGCCAAGCTGTGGGTATGTATCAAACTTGTGGAATGTAGATTTCCTGGTTACCCTgagaaattactattataaaatttccagttattttataaaagttttgatGCCAGTAACATTGCTACTGATATAATtgacatgtttttattattaaaattttgaacattaagCTTACTATGTACACTGCTTGAAAGTGGCCTTAATTCGTACCCTTTGTgctttttcaacaaactcccACGTTAAAGCAGTGTATACGTTATTACTTATcactgttttttatataaattaactacATAATAGTTTagaattatatacataaagtATAAGaaagtcaaaattattaaagggaAGCCACAAAACGTCTAATCGCAAGTAAAATATCCTTCCATTCATTTCGACATCTACACCTTAGATTGAGTCAGGAAGATCgtgatttaacattttacaatCTAATACAAGAGCATGAAACGCGTTTTGATTTTGCTTTCTTAATTGTCCTTCTTCTCAATGTCCAAACCACCGGAGGATCTGCTCTCCTTATTTTCCCTTTCAACGTATGTATTGCCTTGGCCGCATCCTACGTCCATACCAAAGAAGACTTGACTTccctataaatattaataattaggttTGATTCAacctgaatattaaaatttataccttTTCGATGTAAGCTTTTACGTAAAAGTTTCCAAAGAGCACAATGAAAGACATCATATAAATGATCAGTGTATAGTGCATCCAAAGTGGGAAATCGCAGCCTGTTCTTAATCCATTCGCACCCAGAATCAAGGCACAAGTGAACTGAATCTGTAAGAAGATcattataactttattttattaattataaaattgtacgcACCATTTGTAGGATTGTTAAGTACTTCTTCCACCAGAGGTACTTTTGGATCCTTGGACCCAAAACCGAGAGTCCGTAGTAAGCGTACATCAACACATGTATTGCGGAATTAACCATAGCCGGTAAGAAAGCTGTAAAAATAGTCAGTCGTAtaccaaaaacaataaataaaaaatatgaaacttacTTGATCCGCTTGGTACCCACTTGACTCCGATCCACCACAAGCACCACATTGTAGAATGGTGGTACACGTGGAGGAAAGTGAGTTGGTTGGTTTTCTTTCTTAGAATGAAAAAGAAGGTGTCGCAGAACTCCAACAGCTTGGAAAAGTAATACCACCACACCGCATTAGCTATTTGTAATTCGTCTGGGTGGTACTTTTGGCGGCACGGTTCGCAAATGTAGCTGTAGCGTAGCCTAGTTGAAGCTGTGAGCagctgtaaaataaaatatatttttttgaaaatagaaaatctGTTGAAATAGGGACAaggatttattttagatataaattaagtaaacgtAATATGCTTTTCTCTTAACTATAATTACTGAGTaagaatagaaataatttcattttaactaaataacaGTATTTTtgtgcaattaaaaatatatattcaaaataataaaattaattgtttttaaaaatatttaatgtttgtacgagtttaataaaaaaaagtgttataaaaaataggtattattaatagttcttaatttggtaactaatttgaaaataattaatttattttattacttatttacatttgatttgatattagtaataaatatttttatgtaaccagttattaatatttgaattttaaataaaatgaaataaattaaatcaaaaagaaaaactgtatttaattacacacctttttctatattatttttaagttgtagtataaatattattataatattctttatatattattgaagaaacaaaaaaaatttttaaatggcatTATACAAATTGGAATTTGAaagaaagtaataattttggtaagaaatatttttaggtaattaatgattaaaaaaagtattaataaaaaatatattttatatatatacatatatatgtcggagggttcatgtgaaacgcaagtagtactatgggttgcatacttatagtacttgggtggaatcagcggaagtgctaagcaggggatggtactcgaaccgagggtgacggtagaggagacctgcgagggcggacagttaagctccgtcagggaagctgcgtagaagtcttggcttggcataaccgtcgggatcaccgcgtttcatacgactcctacctaattgtttgactattagttgtaatcctgtgcctgttagttcaattacattgtaaggactatttgcgtgttatttaatattcgaaatggccgATAATCCTGACCGCGCTGCGACATCAGAAGTGGGATCTGAATCAAGATTTGAATCAGGATCAGGATCTGGATCTGGTGGAAGTGAAGTGAAGTGGGAGTCTTTATTGGAACAACAAAATAGGAACTTTTTGGCTCTTCTACAAGCTCTGCGGCCACCGTCGAATCAGGTCAGTGTAGAATTGCCAGAGTTTGATCCGGATACAGAGAACGCTGATGCACAAGCTTGGATCTCGACGGCAGATATGTGCATTTCGGACAAATCAATGAGTGGTGCTCCCTTGATAATTTTGCTTAGTAAAGCTTTAAGGGGTCAAGCATCCTCTTGGCTATCAAAAGTGACATACCCGGAGATGACGTGGTCGGaatttaaagacatttttgcGTCAAGATATCATTGTCCCGAAACAACAGCGactgtttttctaaatttcctaAACAATAAGCCAAAGGATGATGAATGTCTTGCATCGTATGCAGCTCGCCAAATGACGTCGCTAATGACTAAGTGTTCGAATCTGACAAGAGAAGAAATTCTAGCGAGTGCGGTTCTTGCACATATCGCATCATTCGAACCCAGGACTCGTCGACTTGCGATTACCTCCGACATCGATACAAGAGCTAAACTGCTAAAAGAACTGACCGTTTTTTCTTATATGAAAAGGAAATCAACGACGAACGACCTCGACCACAACCCCAATAAAAAGCCTAAATTATCAATGGCTTCAACAATATGTTACAATTGTGGGAAATTGGGTCATAAATCGGACAAGTGTCGGAGCTCAAGAAATGATGAGAACCAGATGTCGAGACCCAGTACCTCGAGTGGACACCCATCATTCAATGGACCAAATTCAACGAAGCCATCGATTGCCTGTTTCAAGTGTGGACGACAGGGACACTTTGCATCACGTTGTACTGTACCCAACCACTTAGACGCCAATCCGTAGTCGAAGGGATCAAGTACCGAGCGTCGCGTCTATATGTGTTTGGTAAACACACCTGCAGCCACTTTAAAACATAAGGGTGAgaagttttcattttgttttgattccgGGTCGGAATGTTCgctcattaaaaaatctatatcacTTAAGTTTAATGGTAAACGATTTTCTAATGTTGTTGTTATGACTGGCATCGGACAGACGAGTATAAACAGTACCCAACAAATTTTGGCTGttgttgaaattgataaaatctcTCTTGAAGTATTGTTTCACGTTTTACCGGATTATTGTATGCAACATGACATAATGATTGGTCGAGATATTTTGAGTCAAGGATTAGCTGTTCATATGACATCTGAAGAACTTACCATAAAGAAAATCAATGTAGTTAACATGTGCGTTTTAAACAATTccaacgaaattaattttgaaaatttagacaCAGATGTTCCATTAgactttaaaaatcaattattgacAATACTAGATAAACACAAAGAGTACTTTGTTGAAGGTCTTCCCGAGAGGCGAGTTAACACTGATCCAATGCAAATTCGTTTGAAAGAtctaaataaaactgttaataGACGTCCTTATCGACTGAGCACAGAAGAAAGAAAAGTAGTTCGAgataagataaataaacttttagatGCTAAAGTTATTCGACCAAGTTCGTCACCATTTTCGAGCCCCATACTTCTTGTTAAAAAGAAAGACGGTTCAGATCGTATGTGTGTCGATCTGCAAGTGCAAAATCAGTTGGTTTTGATCATGGCGCAGGGGGCAGAGGCAATGTAGAGACGTTGTGTGTAAATGATCATTGTTTAGACGATGATTCATGTGTTTAATTGGGAATATTAACAAAggcatttgaattattatcaatgttcatgtttggatattttgaaatagatCTAAACAGTACCTGTGTTGAATGGAATCGGTTGTCTTATTTTGGGAAAgagttaattgtaaaaatgtaataattattttatgagtgTCTTGTAACAGATATTTATTTGGTATGACCGCATAAAGAAAATGCCAGAAAACTTTGTACCCAATGACGATGATTTAATCACTTTTTCTGAAGAAGAAGAATCAacgtaaataatagtttaaatcttaattttattcattttttatatttttattattattttatcattggaCTGAAAACTGTGTGGACACTGATTAAGTTGAGAGCCGTCGCTGGTAAAGTggcgaagagattttatcgctggttaagtgataatttctagtgagagccgtcgctggtaaagtggcgaagagattttatcgctggttaagtgataatttctagtgagagccgtcgctggtaaagtggcgaagagattttatcgctggttaagtgataatttctagtgagagccgtcgctggtaaagtggcgaagagattttatcgctggttaagtgataatttctagtgagagccgtcgctggttaagtggcgaagagattttatcgctggttaagtgataatttctgTTGAGAGTcatcgctggttaagtgatgACGAGTCTGTATTGCTGGTTAAGTGATGCAGATCTTGAGGTTTTCATGTCCATAGATAAACTCTAGTCTTATATTCGAAAATATCGTAGATGTAACACGCATTGGGGCAAACTTTTATGCATTTGATTTGAAAGGTTGATAAAACTAACGTCTGATTGTCTGATATTAGTCAGGAAAAGCCGAATGAACTATTACTGTTTGAACTTAATTTGCAGGAAAATCACACGAGGACGTGTGACTTGTCAGAATGGCCGTGTCGGAGGGTTCATGTGAAACGCAAGTAGTACTATGGGTTGCATACTTATAGTACTTGGGTGGAATCAGCGGAAGTGCTAAGCAGGGGATGGTACTCGAACCGAGGGTGACGGTAGAGGAGACCTGCGAGGGCGGACAGTTAAGCTCCGTCAGGGAAGCTGCGTAGAAGTCTTGGCTTGGCATAACCGTCGGGATCACCGCGTTTCATACGACTCCTACctaattgtttgactattagttgtaatcctgtgcctgttagttcaattacattgtaaggactatttgcgtgttatttaatattcgaaatggccgataatcctgaccgcgctgcgacatatatatatatatatatatatatatatattatatttttcatcattttttaaaaattgaattaatttatttgtagatttcaaataatattacataatattaaacaaatatcttattttgtggtattatcacaaataaaatttcaagtaattaattatattataattacagagtaagaaaatataaattaaaaaaattataatcattttcaataaataacagtatttaatattttttgtacataatattatattaaaattacttaattcttatatgaatataataaagaaaatgaaataaaaaatatgtaattagttaaaaattttaatattaatttagtaactacataatttgaaaataaatatacttttttaatattgacatTTGATAAGGaggtaataaatatgttaattatctattaatattttaattttacataaaataataataatttattatcaaagaattaaatttttccttattatttttaaaatattatattttttatacatgtgaaataaaattttgattgaaatttctattgtatgctaaatataaaaagaaaaatatgaatcacaatcacaaatttttagaaaattctgtaatcaatattgaataaatcctTATTAGATAATCCAAAAATAACATTGAACAATTGTATGGATAAATTAGTTCTATTTCCATATAtatcattaacattttttccttacataattatgataaatatcaCACAGGTCGATAAAATAGCGTTcaaatttccataaattgtATGCTTACAAAAGTAAATCTgatctgaaatttaattattattttcacggAAAGTGATTTAGTAAATAtactagaaaaaaattgtaattggaGCTACGTATATAATTACCACTATgtactttcatatttattacgtTGGTTAGTAATCCAATATCTGCATTTGTTTCATCTCATTTAACACTTTCCAACGTTATCCTGTAGCAAACTGATATTCTGATTATTACATACCTGCCAAGCAATGAAGAGGTTTAGCACCGACATGAACAAGTTGTAGggcaataatatatatttgagttGGAAGGGTTTACGATTTCGCATCAAAATAGGTCCTATCCAAACTAtaaaaaggtataaaatagTGTAAAGTAATGTTGGAGCTGGCGAATCTACAAACAGCCATCCTTTCGTCCTTTCATCTGAAAGCAAAAAGTAAAACGaacatgtaaatttattgcaaCTTCCGATAGAAAGTGATTACGTTACCTGACAACGATAAAGTCCATAAATAATAGTCGTACACTTTTCCGACTATTCCGTTCGTCGAATTCAGCAAAGTCGCCATTTCCGCACAGTCGTTTCTCTGCAACAAAGATTAAGTTCTCAATTAATCGACGCTAGTAGGTAAACTTTCGAGGCCATCAGGACTTTTGTGACGTGCATCCTCACAATATTGGTTTctaattcaattgaaaaaagGCCGGATGGCCAGACGTCGAATGTAACAACTTAATTTCATTGACCTAGAGTACGAGAGATCCGAAGTCATAGCAGCAAGTTCCGTTGCCACTTTCACATTCTATACGGTGGATTATCTCTAACTGTAATTAATTCGGTTTGCGTTCATTCATTCTTTGATTTGTGaccagttattaaattttaatttatttatggactAATTGAAGTACTTAGTGTCGCAGTTGACACATGTTACTCTTGTTGTGTAACCGAAGtcattataaattgataaaacagGTGCGtacgataatttttaatcaatttacgaCTGCAGAAAGAAGATATTTCTAATAGGGAAAATTTATATCGTGAACGTTCCGTTTCTTCGACCTTCCTGTACAATAAAACACCGATAAGTTCCGTTCTTACTTTCTCCTGATGTGGGTAAATTATTCGCATTTTAACTATTACGGTTTAATATGAATGTATCATTTCACTCATTCCATATTATGCAacctcataatttatttatctgtttTAATTGATGTGTATCAAgacattgaaatataataaataatatctgtaaTTGTTGATTATTAACCATGTTTAGTTGTAGTTTtctctaattataataattaacgtaACAATAGTTTCTTTAGCTAAGTTGTACAagaaattcattataattatgatgtGACAATTGTACCAGAAAAAACCAAGacaattaacatttatgactaatttttttcattattttaaatcttcttTATTCTACTTAATGGGAGGATAAAATTTGCACGCAACCTTAAtgacagtaattaattaattcattgtaAGTAAGTTCcagtagttttaataattaataaaatgtatatttattaacaattgcaattcattttaattaatattattattatcatctttttaacagaaattcattttgaactgtataaaaacatttagacTTTTCTTGAATAATTCTTTGCTAAGTAAAGTAATTcatcattttattacaattgacAATAAATTCTTGTAAGATtatcattttctaaaaatatatttacatattttttattatactatttttaaaatcatattcaaaaattttatatacatttttaattgtgtgtgttttatataaatttaattttatttctttttttttaatgattataaactataataggacaattaattaataattaggaaATAATACTtggtataattaattgtattaatattaaattttaattttacagaaataaaataaagaaatattatatacaattattttttaattctttaataaaaataaaataaaatattaacaatcatttactataaaatattaaattctaataatttgcaaaaataatggaattatttaattttattttattatataagaatattttgattctcataaaaataattaataatcattgaaattttcattgtgTCAGCAAACTATAGTAAAATTACAGTGTTCAAATACATAACatgaaaaaagtataaatatccTTTAAgacatatatacatttaattgaaacgGTATAACACAACTAAGATATTCCTGCAAATAGTAGAAACTATTCTTCAAAAGAACACACAGaccaatttatttcaaaacagACACACGTTCATGGTTACAAGAAGAAAGTTCACGGTGAATCTCAATCGCCTATGGCAAAATGGTACATGGTGTACGACATTACGTTTAAAATGTTAGAAAGTAACTATTCAAACTTAAGAAATTCTTTATCCAGCTTTcatttttataggttttagaatgattaatattttcttatttgtgTCACTTTTATGACCATTTCGTTTATctgatatattttactattttcaatatattttgtattaataattctttatgaATCATgcttaaagatttatttatttttgtattttaaattttaatagggtttaactattaattttatatattcgttctcaaaattaaaacgtaaataataattaaatattaagaaattactttttatatatttattttaacaataataaattaatattatatttataatatttttagtaccgttttatttataaaattaaatgtttgtatgaaatgggaaaaatgaatagagaatataataaatctataaatctataaaaacatCTTTCATCAGTactgtcttagaaactgtaaaaatttcattgccacgataaatttgtaaattaaaataataataataataaggccTTAAAACTTACCAACAACTcagtaaaaacttaataatagcGAGAACTAATTCATTCCTATCCAAGTCCATCGAGAACAACTCGAACCACTACACACAGACACGGTGAAAACCGTACCAAAAATGGTACTTGGGTACTTAGCAGTGGAACGAACCTTTCTTCACGAAATCGATAGGCCGAATGACTAGATGGAAAGCATGTGTCTTTGTAAAAAGGAAAGAGAagcatttattgataaaaaattgataagtaGGACGTGTAGCAGGGGGGGCGCCGCAACGTGCACACCAAGTTCCGTTCCGATGTGTAGTCCGTACCGTTTGATTCGTTTCGTTTCTTCTCGCgtcttatgttaatttaaatggaaagttaatgtttaattgttaCCATTGGAATCCCATTGGTTTTCTAACGTCCCATTGTTTTGGTCACGCTTTGAAATATGGcgacaaatttaaaaccaaaaatgacacactcaaatattaaataaacaacttggacattagaattttattacgtCTAATATTagtgttgattaattaattctattcaaatattcatgcgaaccataaaaataacagtaaaaacatattttaagaacatcattttaatgatcaactacattaattcatttccaaagttttttaaaaacattttgtaaataaatcgaATAGACTATGTATGAACATatcatgtttaaaaattgtcctttaataatatacaaaatgacAGTCAATAAGTTGGAGTGAAAGTGGTCTATTGTTACAAATAAACAGTTAACTGATTCGAAtaataaaggaaataaattacaacatattaatttaacggATTGTTGACAATGTTAAATtgctttgaatttttataatcccTTAATCTATGATAAATTGGCCTACAAAAAAATCCAATAAGTACAAAATCTAGTAAGTAGTACAACGGAACATTTTGAGATGCAACAAATGTTCCTCCAAAATTCCACTTCGGCTGAAAGTGTTACAGCTCTCGGACTGACGGATAACGAAACCTGTTGTTCATGTGTAATAATGAACTTTCATTGTACACGGAAcggatttattataaatcttcGGATGTAACTTTGATGGTTTTATTgtaggaaataattttttgaatgcaAATTACATGATATGACATTGATCAGtgtaatattcaaatgaaaaattgttttatgatcGATAATTACAGGAAAACCTGTTACATACGAATGCATGAAAGAAAATTGCTCGATCTCACGTTCTATTTTATCAATCGATTATACATTAGACTTGTCTATTCAGTTTTCTTCATCGGAAGTACTGGTCTCTAATATTAATCTTGTTcatgttatttgttattacgTTGTAACAAATTCATCAATGCTTTGCTAAACTCTAtctgtattatattaatttttgatgtttcCACACAATAAATCATTGTATTGCACAACTAGAAAACGACTAAACAATATTGATTGTTATCgttgtaacaatttaaattgtaaagtagcAATAATCCATATTTCGTGCGGAGGTCtatgaatttaattgagtATAAACAACcttaatatttctgttttcACCCGGGTTgcataaaatgcaaatttacgACGTtccaaataaacaacaataaatacaccatcgatattaatttaattgatagtttGCATTTGAGGTACTACGTTTATTAGTATCTCGATATGGTCTTTCTCATCAATTCGCACAAATCCGCTGgtgaatttttctatattcagTGGAAAGTGGGCACTATTAACGGATGCGGATGGATAATACACACGATTTGAATTTTTCGACCCGCTTCCCGGATTCCGAAAGATTAAAGGTTGTGACATGGATTTCAACGTTGGTATCGAAACATTGTggctttgaataaataataaaagtcaatTTCTAATTGCTGACagacattattcaattaatttaaaagataataaaaagtaatacatGTACGTGATCgaaggttattttatacaagcCCACGACAAAAAATGGTCCACTCAAAATTACGGTGAAAGTTTTACAATAAAGCGAATCAAGTGGTTGGTATGCGTAAAAATTGGAATGCGTTTATTCAACGCTGCCGCGTCCTGTTTgacattaaattgatttattgactCTTGGGGATTAATCGACAATTTAATCGTACGgtgtatgaaattattttacatatgtaGTTATTCTGTTATTaggttttattacaataactcaa
Encoded here:
- the LOC109594942 gene encoding elongation of very long chain fatty acids protein 4 isoform X2; translation: MATLLNSTNGIVGKVYDYYLWTLSLSDERTKGWLFVDSPAPTLLYTILYLFIVWIGPILMRNRKPFQLKYILLPYNLFMSVLNLFIAWQLLTASTRLRYSYICEPCRQKYHPDELQIANAVWWYYFSKLLEFCDTFFFILRKKTNQLTFLHVYHHSTMWCLWWIGVKWVPSGSTFLPAMVNSAIHVLMYAYYGLSVLGPRIQKYLWWKKYLTILQMIQFTCALILGANGLRTGCDFPLWMHYTLIIYMMSFIVLFGNFYVKAYIEKGSQVFFGMDVGCGQGNTYVERENKESRSSGGLDIEKKDN
- the LOC109594942 gene encoding elongation of very long chain fatty acids protein 4 isoform X1, producing the protein MACQDDGLQWFLSRNVQRNDCAEMATLLNSTNGIVGKVYDYYLWTLSLSDERTKGWLFVDSPAPTLLYTILYLFIVWIGPILMRNRKPFQLKYILLPYNLFMSVLNLFIAWQLLTASTRLRYSYICEPCRQKYHPDELQIANAVWWYYFSKLLEFCDTFFFILRKKTNQLTFLHVYHHSTMWCLWWIGVKWVPSGSTFLPAMVNSAIHVLMYAYYGLSVLGPRIQKYLWWKKYLTILQMIQFTCALILGANGLRTGCDFPLWMHYTLIIYMMSFIVLFGNFYVKAYIEKGSQVFFGMDVGCGQGNTYVERENKESRSSGGLDIEKKDN